The Schistocerca nitens isolate TAMUIC-IGC-003100 chromosome 7, iqSchNite1.1, whole genome shotgun sequence genome contains a region encoding:
- the LOC126195473 gene encoding foot protein 1 variant 1-like, with product MTSLLAEWSKALQSWSVQSQVLKSWSEWSKALQSWSVQSQVLQSWSEWSKALQSSSVRSQVLQSWSEWSKALQSWSVRSQVLQSWSEWSKALQSWSVRSQVLQSWSEWSKALQSWSVRSQVLQSWSEWSKALQSWSVRSQVLQSWSEWSKALQSWSVRSQVLQSWSEWSKALQSWSVRSQVLQSWSEWSKALQSWSVRSQVLQSWSEWSKALQSWSVRSQVLQSWSVRSQVLQSWSEWSKALQSWSEWSKAMQSWSVRSQVLQSWSEWSKALQSWSVRSQVLQSWSEWSKAMQSWSVRSQVLQSWSEWSKALRSWSVRSQVLQSWGEWSKALQSWSVRSQGLRNQPTSQQATNCACSQQVRPRAERLAGLFLEAAACGFGTASEAPCQEVSAASPTPFK from the exons atgaccagtctgctagccgagtggtctaaggcgctgcagtcatggagtgtgcagtCTCAGGTGCTGAAGTCATGGagtgagtggtctaaggcgctgcagtcatggagtgtgcagtCTCAGGTACTGCAGTCATGGagtgagtggtctaaggcgctgcagtcatcgagtgtgcggtctcaggtgctgcagtcatggagtgagtggtctaaggcgctgcagtcatggagtgtgcggtctcaggtgctgcagtcatggagtgagtggtctaaggcgctgcagtcatggagtgtgcggtctcaggtgctgcagtcatggagtgagtggtctaaggcgctgcagtcatggagtgtgcggtctcaggtgctgcagtcatggagtgagtggtctaaggcgctgcagtcatggagtgtgcggtctcaggtgctgcagtcatggagtgagtggtctaaggcgctgcagtcatggagtgtgcggtctcaggtgctgcagtcatggagtgagtggtctaaggcgctgcagtcgtggagtgtgcggtctcaggtgctgcagtcatggagtgagtggtctaaggcgctgcagtcatggagtgtgcggtctcaggtgctgcagtcatggagtgagtggtctaaggcgctgcagtcatggagtgtgcggtctcaggtgctgcagtcatggagtgtgcggtctcaggtgctgcagtcatggagtgagtggtctaaggcgctgcagtcatggagtgagtggtctaaggcgatgcagtcatggagtgtgcggtctcaggtgctgcagtcatggagtgagtggtctaaggcgctgcagtcatggagtgtgcggtctcaggtgctgcagtcatggagtgagtggtctaaggcgatgcagtcatggagtgtgcggtctcaggtgctgcagtcatggagtgagtggtctaaggcgctgcggtcatggagtgtgcggtctcaggtgctgcagtcatggggtgagtggtctaaggcgctgcagtcatggagtgtgcggtctCAG GGGCTCCGGAATCAGCCGACAAGTCAGCAGGCGACGAACTGCGCGTGTAGCCAGCAGGTGCGGCCCAGAGCAGAGCGGCTGGCCGGGCTATTCCTGGAAGCAGCGGCGTGCGGCTTTGGAACGGCGAGTGAAGCCCCCTGTCAAGAGGTGAGCGCTGCGTCGCCCACACCTTTCAAGTGA